In Actinomadura citrea, a single window of DNA contains:
- a CDS encoding SRPBCC family protein, translating to MIQATATTAASPEDLFRHLAVPEAWGAWGRFPTPARRARAGDTAPYGVGTVKKIWPASERTVAYEPYEHFGYVALSGLPVRGYRSDVRLERRGAGTFLRWEATFEPLIPGTGPVVGFALRQMLRAFTRWLPAHVEHCPPDCPARRAEGI from the coding sequence ATGATCCAGGCCACCGCCACCACCGCCGCCTCGCCCGAGGACCTCTTCCGGCACCTGGCCGTCCCCGAGGCGTGGGGCGCCTGGGGCAGGTTCCCCACCCCGGCGCGGCGGGCGCGCGCGGGCGACACCGCCCCCTACGGCGTCGGGACGGTCAAGAAGATCTGGCCGGCCAGTGAGCGGACCGTCGCCTACGAGCCCTACGAGCACTTCGGGTACGTCGCGCTGTCGGGCCTGCCCGTGCGCGGTTACCGGTCGGACGTCCGGCTGGAGCGACGGGGCGCCGGCACGTTCCTGCGCTGGGAGGCGACGTTCGAGCCGCTGATCCCCGGCACCGGACCGGTCGTCGGCTTCGCGCTCCGGCAGATGCTGAGGGCCTTCACCCGTTGGCTGCCCGCGCACGTCGAGCATTGCCCGCCGGACTGCCCCGCCCGCAGGGCCGAGGGCATCTGA
- a CDS encoding CGNR zinc finger domain-containing protein: MEFNSHTDAVVQAAAGLVNELTPGERRGRAYTPPPPPALAAAVTDVLRRVGRGSRATEAELPALAAVARELRAVFDAVAAGDVDGAAEQVNRLLEKTEARPRLERHDGHPWHVHYHGSDENDWAGPCATGLAIVIGSELHDRLGVCTAPHCDRVYVDTSRNGTRRFCSTACQNRVKAAAFRARAQSS, from the coding sequence GTGGAGTTCAACAGTCATACCGATGCGGTGGTGCAGGCGGCCGCCGGCCTGGTCAACGAGCTGACCCCGGGGGAGCGGCGCGGCCGCGCCTACACCCCGCCCCCGCCGCCCGCACTCGCCGCCGCCGTCACCGACGTCCTCCGGCGCGTCGGCCGCGGATCGCGCGCCACCGAGGCCGAGCTGCCCGCGCTCGCCGCCGTCGCGCGCGAGCTGCGCGCCGTGTTCGACGCCGTCGCCGCCGGCGACGTCGACGGCGCCGCCGAGCAGGTCAACCGGCTCCTGGAGAAGACCGAGGCCCGGCCCCGCCTGGAACGCCACGACGGGCACCCGTGGCACGTCCACTACCACGGCTCCGACGAGAACGACTGGGCCGGCCCGTGCGCCACCGGCCTCGCCATCGTCATCGGCAGCGAGCTGCACGACCGCCTCGGGGTCTGCACCGCGCCGCACTGCGATCGCGTCTACGTCGACACCTCCCGCAACGGCACCCGCCGCTTCTGCTCCACCGCCTGCCAGAACCGCGTCAAGGCCGCGGCGTTCCGCGCCCGCGCGCAGTCGTCCTGA